Sequence from the uncultured Flavobacterium sp. genome:
AAACATAATTTGTAGCATTTAAAATCTCCAACCAATACATCGATTCATCGCATTCTTTTTGAGAAATTGACAATTTATGGATAAAATCAGCTTTACTTTGCGCGTTAACTGCTTCACGAACATTTGCACCAACTGAAGTAATAGAACGTAAAAATTGCTTACTCATTACAAATTCCTTCTTTTCAGAAACCAACCATTTATAAAAATTAACACCTCTTATTGCTAATTCAAAACTCTTGGTTTTCACCACACTTTCATTCATAACTCATAATTAATAATTTATAATTCTCTACGGATTCGTTGAAGAAACTTCTAAAACTTTTCCGTTAAAATATTTATTTCCGTTAAGAGTAAAATCATAAATATAAGTTGCCATTCCTTCGGCTGAAATTGGAGCTTGGTAACCTGGGAAAGCTTCGTTTAGCATTTCCGTCTGAACTGATCCAAGAGCTAGAACGTTGAATGAGATTCCTTGTTCTTTATATTCTTCGGCAAGTAATTCTGTTAAAGTAATTACGGCGCCTTTACTAGAACTGTAAGCTGCTAATCCTGCAAATTTAAGACTTCCTCTTACGCCGCCAATCGAACTAATCGTTACAACATGACTTCCTTTTTGAAGATATGGCAAGCAAATTCTGGTAAGATTCGCCACTGCAAAAACATTCACTTTATAAATATTTTCAAAATCTGCCTGAGTTGTTTCTGCAAAAGGCTTTAATAACAAAGCTCCTGCATTATGAACAACAGCATCTACTCTTTTCC
This genomic interval carries:
- a CDS encoding four helix bundle protein, with the translated sequence MNESVVKTKSFELAIRGVNFYKWLVSEKKEFVMSKQFLRSITSVGANVREAVNAQSKADFIHKLSISQKECDESMYWLEILNATNYVSVVEFESMHNQCAEVLKIIKSIIITSKKNLIKNS
- a CDS encoding SDR family NAD(P)-dependent oxidoreductase, which codes for MKNIIVTGTSRGIGYELALKFANDGHQVLAISRKIPQTLLEHQNVTCLSVDLADETALDEVNNFLSSTWKRVDAVVHNAGALLLKPFAETTQADFENIYKVNVFAVANLTRICLPYLQKGSHVVTISSIGGVRGSLKFAGLAAYSSSKGAVITLTELLAEEYKEQGISFNVLALGSVQTEMLNEAFPGYQAPISAEGMATYIYDFTLNGNKYFNGKVLEVSSTNP